The Arctopsyche grandis isolate Sample6627 chromosome 7, ASM5162203v2, whole genome shotgun sequence genome includes a window with the following:
- the disp gene encoding RND transporter family member dispatched: MSFYARLLVHNPCLILFTVMVLATICSVLPLVTKKLPDFTDPTLGFETRGTVLAERLISWKNLIEEKRPSGSLAANPKNILDEVLYMKSRNKSIYKDEVRNGKKKRPKDVIHKIKKNKHSKMSNNLSRILYTESNHSKYETNTTDEHEHWGYGKNLTYLSQDEHTRDPWPSLKNLQFPLSNSEHNHLSSDGFFCGVPSADYAHLVFKSIDGSSLLNTDNLKSMCVLQQQLIDIGSETYISLCERRDLRSTSTECCQPWSLPNYIALLSNSTSCMDITDDHITKTLELLSRCAIFFHSLKLATDCEAEYCTAPTECYKYNAVFNILTYLVDVDFLPPNNVSMVHVHTSMIFLPLACSTSIMPYYHLIEDANFKYNNVSLVAMNLGVKNAVFDTWLVHDTWLVGLGGFFVVGCMWLYTGSFFLTISTCLAIAYSIGISYFLYTTVFNLKFFPFMNLLTAVVAVGIGADDMFIFVKVWESRKEVSIDGLTKLMTDALQHATLTMFVTSLTTAAAFYASFISHITAVNCFSIFTGTVVIVNFVLMITWLPASIIIIETWCGSIKVNKNWNTKMRTIRQALEETWSMMNRFLVISIIKLRWFWLIILGSLSIFSTIIIGYYPGLKLPDTRSFQLFHSSQMFEQYDIGYRDNYWFERSNKEWGSGNKMPLRWVWGVTAIDTGNPMDPSSHGSLVLDPTFNISNADSQVWLLDFCTRLKGQPFYQSIMGPLLPNCFIENFVTWMERKCIDEIDMIDRSPCCEKSQFPYSHIVFDTCIVQAISALYQTPREYFMPGVAGPRFSKTIGSDGLPKVVALVVEFESNYSFSMSYESMEEFYLLVENWTQYEMSKAPDGMRNGWFISELEFYDLQRTLSRGTLMAIGISMGMALGVLLLVTLNILISFYAIITITLSICVTVGCLVLLGWRLNVLESLAISTAIGLAVDFSLHIGLAYRRSEGEREVRSTRALVIAAPPTAMAALTTGMAGALMLPARVLPYTQIGLFLVIVMTVSWTFATFFLGSLLRVAGPSRQFGQFRYPQLKRNKRAASSEGSTSSRKAVRATPLVARPTTYPTQLVEGHELQQLAHGPPHPIPHDQSPSATSAITIILADDAECHK; this comes from the exons ATGAGTTTTTATGCTCGATTACTGGTTCACAATCCATGCCTAATTCTATTCACTGTGATGGTATTAGCCACAATATGTTCAGTTTTGCCCTTAGTAACCAAAAAGTTGCCAGATTTTACAGATCCAACTTTG GGGTTCGAAACGCGTGGGACAGTTTTAGCAGAACGCTTGATATCTtggaaaaatttaattgaagaaAAACGACCATCTGGTTCATTAGCAGCTaatccaaaaaatattttagatgaGGTTCTATATATGAAATCACgtaataaatctatatataaggATGAAGTTCGAAATGGGAAAAAAAAGCGGCCAAAGGATGTTatccataaaattaaaaaaaataaacattccaaGATGTCTAATAATTTGAGCAGAATTTTATACACTGAATCTAATCATTctaaatatgaaacaaatacaaCTGATGAGCATGAACATTGGGGATACGGTaaaaatttaacatatttatcacAAGATGAACACACAAGAGATCCTTGGCCTTCGTTAAAAAATCTACAATTTCCACTTTCGAATTCTGAACACAATCATTTGTCTAGTGATGGATTTTTCTGTGGAGTTCCTA GTGCAGACTATGCACATTTGGTGTTTAAAAGTATTGATGGATCTTCACTTTTAAATACAGACAACTTAAAAAGTATGTGTGTACTACAACAGCAGTTAATAGACATCGGAAGTGAGACTTATATATCACTATGTGAGCGTCGAGATCTACGTTCTACATCCACAGAATGCTGTCAGCCATGGAGTTTACCCAATTATATCGCATTACTTTCCAATAGCACATCTTGTATGGATATAACT GATGATCATATTACAAAAACTTTAGAACTTCTATCTCGCTGTGCTATTTTCTTTCATTCATTGAAGCTGGCAACTGATTGTGAAGCAGAATATTGTACAGCGCCAACTGAATGCTATAAATATAATGCTGTATTCAATATTCTTACATATTTAGTAGATGTTGATTTTCTTCCGCCCAAT AATGTTTCTATGGTGCATGTACACACATCTATGATTTTCTTACCTTTAGCTTGCAGCACTTCTATCATGCCTTACTATCATCTCATAGAagatgcaaattttaaatacaataatgtGTCCTTAGTAGCTATGAATTTAG gggtaaaaaatgctgtatttgatACATGGCTTGTTCATGATACATGGTTAGTGGGTCTCGGGGGTTTTTTTGTGGTTGGATGCATGTGGCTATATACAGGCTCATTTTTTCTTACTATATCTACATGCTTGGCAATTGCATACTCCATTGGCATCTCCTATTTTTTATACACTActgtgtttaatttaaaattttttccaTTTATGAATCTTCTAACTGCTGTTGTCGCTGTTG gtATTGGTGCAGATgacatgtttatttttgtaaaagtgtGGGAAAGTCGCAAAGAAGTATCTATAGATGGGTTAACGA AGTTGATGACTGATGCATTACAACACGCTACACTTACTATGTTTGTTACTAGTTTAACAACAGCGGCTGCTTTTTATGCGTCTTTCATTAGCCATATAACTGCTGTCAATTGTTTCAG TATATTTACTGGTACGGTGGTTATAGTAAATTTTGTACTAATGATAACTTGGTTGCCAGCAAGTATTATCATCATAGAAACCTGGTGTGGTTCCATAAAGGtg aataaaaACTGGAATACAAAAATGAGAACAATAAGACAAGCATTAGAAGAGACTTGGAGTATGATGAACAGATTTTTggttattagtattattaaacTAAGATGGTTTTGGCTTATAATTTTAG gatCGTTATCAATATTTAGTACCATAATAATTGGCTACTATCCTGGTTTAAAACTTCCTGATACTCGAAGCTTTCAATTGTTTCATTCTTCTCAGATGTTTGAACAATATGATATTGGATATAGAGATAATTATTGGTTCGAAAGATCAAATAAg GAATGGGGTAGTGGAAATAAGATGCCACTGAGATGGGTTTGGGGAGTAACTGCTATTGACACAGGAAATCCTATGGATCCGTCTTCACACGGATCTCTTGTTTTAGATCCGACGTTTAACATTTCTAATGCAGATTCTCAAGTGTGGTTATTAGACTTTTGTACTCGCTTAAAAGGTCAACCGTTTTATCAATCCATCATGGGTCCACTATTACCAAACTGTTTTATAGAAAACTTTGTAACTTGGATGGAGAGGAA gTGCATTGACGAAATCGACATGATTGATAGAAGTCCCTGCTGTGAAAAATCTCAATTTCCATACTCTCATATCGTTTTCGATACTTGTATTGTACAAGCTATTTCTGCTCTTTATCAAACTCCACGCGAATATTTTATGCCTGGCGTAGCTGGTCCCCGATTTTCAAAAACAATAGGAAGTGATGGCTTACCAAAAGTTGTGGCATTGGTTGTAGAATTTGAAAGCAATTATTCATTTTCTATGTCATATGAATCAATGGAGGAATTTTATTTACTAGTAGAGAATTGGACTCAGTATGAAATGTCCAAAGCACCGGATGGCATGAGAAATGGATGGTTCATATCAGAGCTAGAGTTTTATGATTTACAAAGAACTTTATCGAGAGGAACTTTAATGGCTATTGGAATATCAATGGGAATGGCATTAGGCGTTTTACTTTTAGtcacattaaatattttgataagtTTCTATGCAATTATAACGATAACACTATCAATTTGTGTTACCGTTGGATGTTTAGTGTTATTAGGTTGGAGATTAAATGTATTAGAGAGCCTTGCTATATCGACAGCTATAGGGTTGGCAGTAGATTTTAGTCTGCATATTGGGTTAGCTTATAGACGATCTGAAGGCGAAAGAGAAGTCCGGTCCACGCGTGCATTAGTTATAGCGGCTCCACCGACAGCAATGGCTGCGTTGACGACAGGTATGGCAGGAGCTTTAATGCTCCCCGCAAGAGTTTTGCCATACACACAAATAGGATTATTTTTAGTCATTGTGATGACAGTTAGTTGGACCTTTGCAACTTTCTTTTTGGGATCACTTTTGCGAGTTGCTGGACCTTCTCGCCAATTCGGTCAATTCAGATATCCACAACTGAAGCGTAACAAACGCGCAGCATCTAGCGAAGGAAGTACAAGTAGTAGAAAAGCTGTAAGAGCTACACCTCTTGTAGCAAGACCCACTACTTATCCAACGCAACTTGTCGAAGGACATGAATTACAACAATTGGCACATGGACCACCACATCCCATACCGCATGACCAAAGTCCTTCTGCTACCAGTGCCATCACTATTATATTGGCAGACGATGCAGAATGCcataagtag